One Myxococcus stipitatus DNA segment encodes these proteins:
- the tolR gene encoding protein TolR, protein MGMGGANRGGGRTTMSEINVTPMVDVMLVLLIIFMVTAPLIQQGVKVNLPETKAAPVEATEKKVVLSIDAAKKVYIGDAEVPLEELEAKLAANAKVQADKELFLHADRDVPYGVVVEVMAAAQRAGINNVGMITDPSTGSKTSNAGATKKPKEAKR, encoded by the coding sequence ATGGGCATGGGAGGAGCCAATCGCGGCGGTGGCCGCACCACGATGAGCGAGATCAACGTCACGCCCATGGTGGACGTGATGCTGGTGCTGCTCATCATCTTCATGGTGACCGCCCCCCTCATCCAGCAGGGCGTGAAGGTCAACCTGCCGGAGACGAAGGCCGCGCCCGTCGAGGCCACGGAGAAGAAGGTCGTGCTCTCCATCGACGCGGCGAAGAAGGTCTACATCGGCGACGCGGAGGTCCCCCTGGAGGAGCTGGAGGCGAAGCTGGCCGCCAACGCCAAGGTCCAGGCGGACAAGGAGCTGTTCCTCCACGCGGACCGGGACGTGCCCTACGGCGTGGTGGTGGAGGTGATGGCGGCCGCCCAGCGCGCGGGCATCAACAACGTGGGGATGATCACGGACCCTTCCACCGGTTCCAAGACGTCCAACGCGGGAGCGACGAAGAAGCCCAAGGAGGCGAAGCGCTAG